One Oscillospiraceae bacterium genomic region harbors:
- a CDS encoding TnpV protein has product MSKLTYIRCGDYDIPNLKLSEQPETSIGKYGRMRKSYLKEHRPILYNQLLMSEKLYPHLLEIDRAARERMDAMLPHMMEVAGVTEELKACDPMHWVGLMNILTAQIEEILIKELICS; this is encoded by the coding sequence ATGAGTAAGTTGACTTACATTCGTTGTGGAGATTATGATATACCCAACCTAAAGCTTTCTGAACAGCCGGAAACTTCTATCGGCAAGTACGGCAGGATGCGAAAATCCTACCTGAAGGAACATCGCCCCATTCTCTACAACCAACTGCTGATGAGCGAGAAGCTGTATCCGCACCTGTTAGAGATTGACCGGGCGGCGCGGGAGCGTATGGACGCCATGTTACCTCACATGATGGAGGTTGCGGGTGTCACTGAGGAACTGAAAGCCTGTGACCCTATGCATTGGGTGGGGCTGATGAACATATTAACGGCACAGATTGAGGAAATTTTAAT